A single Populus nigra chromosome 13, ddPopNigr1.1, whole genome shotgun sequence DNA region contains:
- the LOC133671248 gene encoding F-box protein SKIP16-like isoform X1 produces MGLDSVGDLALNIILTKLGPKETAKVSCVSKRFKDLASEESLWSLFCLQDLDLSAPLDHHGNPLPSFKATYKLWREAFCMYPWSLVKRVKSCWDRLKSWLATNFPEVKATLGRGASEGEIQEFERILKVKLPLPTRLLYRFHDGQNLTGENLNTDVADCLLGLIGGYCFYDHLVNVYLLPLHEVILETREIVRHLDLPNGSQFIVVAASSSDIGKFFFLNCSDGQLYVGTRNLLTIGEMIPCVPQALISPVHDFNVDQQQDAMLLWLEEHGHRLQNGMIKLRDEGNIKSISLFPEESPLCSTAVTNGVKVRASAIFVPEAVDLLDISRKYLFAYSIRMSLPPEGCIINGMRFSSCQLHLRHWVISANDTVVSNVNAEAVIGKFPLLLPGEREFVYESCTPLQSPTGSVKGSFTFVPGRLTDPKGGPFEAEVARFPLQLPDYIF; encoded by the exons ATGGGTTTGGATTCAGTGGGAGATTTAGCTCTCAACATAATCTTAACAAAATTGGGTCCAAAAGAGACAGCAAAAGTATCATGTGTTAGCAAGAGGTTCAAGGATTTAGCCTCTGAGGAATCTCTCTGGTCATTATTTTGCCTTCAAGATCTAGATCTATCTGCCCCTCTTGACCATCATGGAAACCCTTTACCCTCTTTTAAG gCAACTTATAAGTTATGGAGAGAAGCTTTTTGCATGTATCCATGGTCCCTTGTAAAGCGGGTTAAAAGTTGTTGGGACAGGCTGAAGAGCTGGTTAGCCACAAACTTTCCTGAAGTTAAGGCTACTCTTGGAAGGGGTGCATCAGAAGGTGAGATTCAAGAGTTTGAAAGAATTTTGAAAGTTAAGCTGCCTCTTCCAACAAGACTTCTCTACCGCTTTCATGATGGTCAAAACTTAACAGGTGAAAATTTGAACACTGATGTGGCTGACTGTCTATTGGGCCTGATAGGTGGTTACTGTTTTTATGATCACTTGGTTAATGTCTACTTGTTACCCCTACATGAGGTGATCTTGGAAACACGGGAGATAGTACGCCACCTGGACTTACCCAATGGATCACAGTTTATTGTTGTGGCTGCCTCATCCTCAGACATTGGAAAGTTTTTCTTCCTGAACTGTTCTGATGGCCAACTTTATGTTGGGACTCGGAATCTTCTGACAATTGGAGAAATGATCCCATGTGTACCTCAGGCATTAATTAGTCCAGTCCATGATTTCAACGTTGACCAACAACAGGATGCTATGCTGTTATGGTTAGAAGAACATGGCCATCGCTTGCAGAATGGCATGATCAAACTTCGGGATGAAGGAAATATCAAAAGTATCTCTCTTTTTCCAGAAGAATCTCCTCTCTGCTCAACTGCTGTAACCAATGGTGTAAAG GTTCGCGCTTCTGCTATTTTTGTGCCAGAGGCTGTTGATCTGCTAGATATCTCTAGAAAATACTTGTTTGCTTATTCAATCCGCATGTCCCTTCCACCAGAAGGATGCATCATCAATGGAATGCGCTTCAGCTCTTGCCAACTGCATTTGAGGCACTGGGTTATCAGTGCCAATGATACTGTCGTATCCAATGTCAATGCAGAGGCTGTGATAGGCAAG TTCCCCCTCTTACTTCCAGGTGAGAGAGAATTTGTTTATGAGAGTTGCACACCTCTGCAATCTCCTACTGGCTCTGTTAAAGGTTCTTTCACATTTGTCCCTGGCAG ATTGACAGATCCAAAAGGAGGGCCATTTGAAGCTGAAGTTGCCCGGTTTCCCCTCCAACTGCCAGACTACATTTTCTGA
- the LOC133671248 gene encoding F-box protein SKIP16-like isoform X2: MGLDSVGDLALNIILTKLGPKETAKVSCVSKRFKDLASEESLWSLFCLQDLDLSAPLDHHGNPLPSFKATYKLWREAFCMYPWSLVKRVKSCWDRLKSWLATNFPEVKATLGRGASEGEIQEFERILKVKLPLPTRLLYRFHDGQNLTGENLNTDVADCLLGLIGGYCFYDHLVNVYLLPLHEVILETREIVRHLDLPNGSQFIVVAASSSDIGKFFFLNCSDGQLYVGTRNLLTIGEMIPCVPQALISPVHDFNVDQQQDAMLLWLEEHGHRLQNGMIKLRDEGNIKSISLFPEESPLCSTAVTNGVKVRASAIFVPEAVDLLDISRKYLFAYSIRMSLPPEGCIINGMRFSSCQLHLRHWVISANDTVVSNVNAEAVIGKNLRLIVYVCSSPSYFQVRENLFMRVAHLCNLLLALLKVLSHLSLAD; the protein is encoded by the exons ATGGGTTTGGATTCAGTGGGAGATTTAGCTCTCAACATAATCTTAACAAAATTGGGTCCAAAAGAGACAGCAAAAGTATCATGTGTTAGCAAGAGGTTCAAGGATTTAGCCTCTGAGGAATCTCTCTGGTCATTATTTTGCCTTCAAGATCTAGATCTATCTGCCCCTCTTGACCATCATGGAAACCCTTTACCCTCTTTTAAG gCAACTTATAAGTTATGGAGAGAAGCTTTTTGCATGTATCCATGGTCCCTTGTAAAGCGGGTTAAAAGTTGTTGGGACAGGCTGAAGAGCTGGTTAGCCACAAACTTTCCTGAAGTTAAGGCTACTCTTGGAAGGGGTGCATCAGAAGGTGAGATTCAAGAGTTTGAAAGAATTTTGAAAGTTAAGCTGCCTCTTCCAACAAGACTTCTCTACCGCTTTCATGATGGTCAAAACTTAACAGGTGAAAATTTGAACACTGATGTGGCTGACTGTCTATTGGGCCTGATAGGTGGTTACTGTTTTTATGATCACTTGGTTAATGTCTACTTGTTACCCCTACATGAGGTGATCTTGGAAACACGGGAGATAGTACGCCACCTGGACTTACCCAATGGATCACAGTTTATTGTTGTGGCTGCCTCATCCTCAGACATTGGAAAGTTTTTCTTCCTGAACTGTTCTGATGGCCAACTTTATGTTGGGACTCGGAATCTTCTGACAATTGGAGAAATGATCCCATGTGTACCTCAGGCATTAATTAGTCCAGTCCATGATTTCAACGTTGACCAACAACAGGATGCTATGCTGTTATGGTTAGAAGAACATGGCCATCGCTTGCAGAATGGCATGATCAAACTTCGGGATGAAGGAAATATCAAAAGTATCTCTCTTTTTCCAGAAGAATCTCCTCTCTGCTCAACTGCTGTAACCAATGGTGTAAAG GTTCGCGCTTCTGCTATTTTTGTGCCAGAGGCTGTTGATCTGCTAGATATCTCTAGAAAATACTTGTTTGCTTATTCAATCCGCATGTCCCTTCCACCAGAAGGATGCATCATCAATGGAATGCGCTTCAGCTCTTGCCAACTGCATTTGAGGCACTGGGTTATCAGTGCCAATGATACTGTCGTATCCAATGTCAATGCAGAGGCTGTGATAGGCAAG AATCTCAGACTTATCGTTTATGTTTGCAGTTCCCCCTCTTACTTCCAGGTGAGAGAGAATTTGTTTATGAGAGTTGCACACCTCTGCAATCTCCTACTGGCTCTGTTAAAGGTTCTTTCACATTTGTCCCTGGCAG ATTGA
- the LOC133671358 gene encoding probable transcription factor PosF21, giving the protein MDKDKSASLHSSGLPPPPGRYSSFSPSGSSFNLKPEQSPSTFPPMAPGSSPDPNHFGHGSDSNRFSHDISRMPDNPPKNLGHRRAHSEILTLPDDISFDSDLGVVGGGADGPTFSDETEEDLLSMYLDMDKFNSSSATSTFQVGESLAPAMAAQAMTPLPATVNLGAGPSERPRVRHQHSQSMDGSTTIKPEMLMSGSEEASPADSKKAVSAAKLAELALIDPKRAKRIWANRQSAARSKERKMRYIAELERKVQTLQTEATSLSAQLTLLQRDTNGLTSENSELKLRLQTMEQQVHLQDALNDALKEEIQHLKVLTGQTPNGGPMMNYASFGGGQQLYPNNQAMHTFLAAQQFQQLQIHSQKQQQQQFQLHQLQQQQLQQQQEQQQQQQGGDLKMRGSLTSSSQKDNGSEANSSSSKD; this is encoded by the exons aTGGATAAGGATAAATCTGCTAGCCTCCATAGTAGTGGTTTACCACCACCTCCAGGCAGGTACTCTAGTTTTTCACCCTCTGGGAGCTCCTTTAATTTGAAACCTGAGCAATCACCTTCTACATTTCCTCCAATGGCTCCCGGTAGTAGTCCAGACCCTAATCATTTCGGTCATGGATCGGATTCTAATCGATTTAGTCATGATATCAGCCGAATGCCTGATAACCCACCAAAGAATTTGGGCCACCGTCGGGCCCATTCTGAGATCCTCACTCTCCCTGATGATATTAGCTTTGATAGTGATCTTGGTGTCGTGGGTGGTGGTGCTGATGGGCCAACTTTTTCTGATGAAACTGAGGAAGATTTGTTGTCAATGTACCTTGATATGGATAAGTTCAATTCGTCCTCGGCCACATCTACTTTTCAAGTTGGGGAGTCATTGGCTCCAGCAATGGCAGCACAAGCAATGACACCACTGCCTGCAACAGTGAATTTGGGTGCTGGTCCGAGTGAAAGGCCTAGAGTTAGGCATCAACATAGCCAGTCAATGGATGGCTCGACAACAATCAAGCCGGAGATGCTCATGTCAGGTTCTGAAGAGGCCTCTCCTGCAGATTCTAAGAAAGCTGTATCTGCTGCGAAGCTAGCTGAACTTGCACTTATAGATCCCAAGCGTGCAAAAAG GATTTGGGCCAACAGGCAATCTGCTGCAAGGTCCAAGGAGAGGAAGATGCGTTACATAGCTGAACTTGAAAGGAAAGTGCAGACACTCCAAACAGAAGCGACGTCGTTGTCTGCTCAATTGACTCTTCTTCAG AGGGATACAAATGGCCTGACCTCTGAAAATAGTGAACTGAAACTGCGTTTGCAAACGATGGAGCAGCAGGTCCACTTGCAAGATG CCTTGAATGACGCGCTGAAAGAAGAAATTCAGCATCTGAAGGTACTGACTGGTCAAACACCAAATGGTGGACCCATGATGAACTATGCATCTTTTGGAGGAGGCCAGCAATTATATCCCAATAATCAAGCAATGCATACTTTCTTAGCTGCACAACAGTTTCAACAGCTCCAAATTCATTCccagaagcagcagcagcaacagttCCAGCTACATCAGCTTCAGCAGCAACAACTTCAACAGCAGCAggagcaacagcagcagcaacaaggTGGGGATTTGAAAATGAGAGGATCATTGACTTCTTCAAGCCAGAAAGATAATGGATCTGAGGCTAATTCCTCTTCATCAAAGGATTGA